From the genome of Fundulus heteroclitus isolate FHET01 chromosome 7, MU-UCD_Fhet_4.1, whole genome shotgun sequence, one region includes:
- the LOC118563699 gene encoding ADP-ribosylation factor-like protein 5A, whose protein sequence is MNEVVHTSPTIGSNVEEIVVNNTHFLMWDIGGQESLRSSWNTYYTNTEFVIVVVDSTDRERISVTKEELYRMLAHEDLRKAGLLIFANKQDVKGCMTVAEISQSLQLTSVKDHQWHIQACCALTGEGLCQGLEWMMSRLRVR, encoded by the exons ATGAATGAGGTGGTGCACACTTCTCCCACAATTGGGAGCAATGTGGAGGAGATCGTTGTCAACAACACCCATTTTCTGATGTGGGACATCGGAGGCCAGGAATCCCTGCGGTCGTCTTGGAATACGTACTACACCAACACAGAG TTTGTCATCGTGGTGGTCGACAGCACAGACCGAGAGCGCATCTCTGTGACCAAAGAAGAACTCTACAGAATGCTAGCACACGAA GACCTCCGAAAAGCAGGACTGTTGATATTTGCGAACAAGCAAGACGTGAAAGGCTGCATGACTGTGGCTGAAATCTCCCAGAGCCTCCAGCTTACCTCCGTCAAAGACCACCAGTGGCACATCCAGGCGTGTTGCGCCCTCACCGGGGAGGG GTTGTGTCAAGGTCTGGAGTGGATGATGTCCCGGCTCCGCGTGAGATGA
- the fzd5 gene encoding frizzled-5 produces MASAVRLELHSLALFLLFVIWSPGFTSGASKNLVCEPITVPMCKGIGYNLTYMPNQFNHDTQEEVGLEVHQFWPLVRIRCSPDLLFFLCSMYTPICLPDYKKPLPPCRSVCERAKRGCSPLMSQYGFEWPERMSCEQLPQLGDETLCMDQNSSETTTLAPPFPKSTPKVRTRPPNPSQCDRECHCRDPLVPIKRESHVLYGRVQTGPLPNCAQPCHLPYFSADERAFTSFWVGLWSVLCFVSTSATVATFLIDMERFKYPERPMIFLAACYLFVSLGYIIRLVAGHERVACGSSSLGGSQLHILYDASGPALCTLVFLLVYFFGMASSIWWVVLSFTWFLAAGMKWGSEAIAGYSQYFHLAAWLIPSVKSIMVLALSSVDGDPVAGICYVGNQSLENLRGFVLAPLVVYLFTGSLFLLAGFVSLFRIRSIIKQGGTKTDKLERLMIRIGLFTVLYTVPATIVVACLVYEQHYRPGWERALACSCLSERQRSGSGPDYAVFMLKYFMCLVVGITSGVWIWSGKTLESWRRFVSRCCPCWPQKVTAPPSMYSEASTALTGHTRTGLTSGIYQKAPPSHI; encoded by the coding sequence atggCATCAGCGGTGAGACTCGAGCTGCACAGCCTGGCGCTGTTTCTGCTCTTTGTGATCTGGTCTCCCGGTTTCACGTCAGGAGCCTCCAAGAACCTGGTGTGCGAGCCCATCACGGTGCCCATGTGTAAGGGCATCGGCTACAACCTCACCTACATGCCCAATCAGTTCAACCATGACACCCAGGAGGAGGTGGGCCTGGAGGTGCACCAGTTCTGGCCCCTGGTCCGGATCCGCTGCTCCCCGGACCTGCTGTTCTTCCTGTGCAGCATGTACACGCCGATCTGCCTGCCGGACTACAAGAAGCCGCTCCCCCCGTGCCGCTCGGTGTGCGAGCGAGCCAAGCGGGGCTGCTCCCCCCTCATGAGCCAGTATGGCTTCGAGTGGCCTGAGAGGATGAGCTGCGAGCAGCTGCCCCAGCTTGGCGACGAGACCCTCTGTATGGACCAGAACAGCAGTGAGACCACCACTCTGGCTCCCCCGTTCCCAAAGTCCACCCCCAAGGTCAGGACCAGACCTCCCAACCCATCGCAGTGCGACAGGGAGTGCCACTGCAGAGACCCCCTGGTCCCCATAAAGCGGGAGTCGCACGTTCTGTACGGCAGAGTCCAGACGGGCCCCTTGCCCAACTGCGCCCAGCCCTGTCACCTGCCCTACTTCTCCGCGGACGAGCGAGCCTTCACCAGCTTCTGGGTGGGACTCTGGTCTGTGCTGTGCTTCGTCTCCACCTCGGCCACCGTGGCCACCTTCCTCATCGACATGGAGCGGTTCAAGTACCCCGAGAGGCCCATGATCTTCCTCGCCGCCTGCTACCTCTTCGTCTCCTTGGGTTACATCATCCGTCTGGTCGCGGGTCACGAGCGGGTGGCGTGTGGCTCGAGCAGCCTCGGCGGGAGCCAGCTGCACATCCTCTACGACGCGTCCGGCCCCGCTCTCTGCACCCTCGTCTTCCTGCTGGTGTATTTCTTCGGGATGGCCAGCTCCATCTGGTGGGTGGTGTTGTCTTTCACCTGGTTTCTCGCGGCGGGGATGAAGTGGGGCAGCGAGGCCATTGCCGGATACTCGCAGTACTTCCACCTGGCCGCGTGGCTCATCCCCAGCGTCAAGTCCATCATGGTCCTGGCGCTGAGCTCTGTGGACGGCGACCCCGTGGCCGGAATCTGCTATGTTGGGAACCAGAGTCTGGAGAATCTGAGGGGGTTTGTGCTGGCCCCTCTCGTGGTCTACCTCTTCACGGGCTCGCTTTTCCTACTGGCTGGGTTTGTCTCTCTGTTCCGGATCAGGAGCATCATCAAGCAAGGTGGCACCAAGACGGACAAACTGGAGCGACTGATGATCCGCATCGGGCTGTTCACCGTGCTGTACACCGTCCCCGCCACCATCGTGGTGGCCTGCCTGGTCTACGAGCAGCACTACCGACCCGGCTGGGAGCGAGCCTTGGCCTGCTCCTGCCTGTCGGAGCGCCAGCGCTCGGGCTCGGGCCCAGACTACGCCGTCTTCATGCTCAAGTACTTCATGTGCTTGGTGGTGGGGATCACCTCTGGAGTCTGGATTTGGTCGGGAAAGACTCTGGAGTCCTGGAGGAGATTCGTGTCCAGATGCTGCCCCTGCTGGCCACAGAAGGTCACCGCACCCCCTTCCATGTACAGCGAGGCCAGCACGGCCTTGACCGGACACACTCGGACTGGGTTGACATCAGGGATCTATCAGAAAGCCCCCCCGTCACATATATGA